A window of the Polaribacter sp. HaHaR_3_91 genome harbors these coding sequences:
- a CDS encoding SusC/RagA family TonB-linked outer membrane protein produces the protein MIKKLFFTVSLIFMVTLNIQSQEINVKGKVTDNTGELPGVSVLIKGTKIGTSTDFNGMYSITAKKGETIVFTSLGFKRKEVQVNSATLNVVLEEDTNILNEVVVTSFGVKRQKKSLGFAAQALKSEELLEGNQSNMVNSLQGKVSGVTVTSSGGAPGSSAVIMIRGGTSITGNNQPLMIVDGLPIDNSTDSSSEVASTNRASDLNPEDIESITVLKGPAAAALYGIQAAEGAVIITTKRGKEGMSKVFLSSSLSVDNVMGTPDIQQMYGQGEQIVQTDGSINYNLESPLSWGEAISPGTKTYNHIKDFYKTGISQNYFASYTGGNAKGNTYFSIGNLDNQGIIPSTSYNKTTFRINQNSKISEKLTLSVLGNYVRTNIKSTLQGNATGGSITSLLNYPSNVNINDYTDLDGAQKGFYTGQQTDNVYWSLDNSPNTNELNRFIGSIGLDYAINENLNLSYKFGADIYDQHSRRITANGSLNESRDEGYISQYERLYKKYTSNFIATYTKKLSEKFELNLLAGNTIEDSNVKTDYLTGNGFLAPGIYNISNVSTENQTILERIARKRNVGVFGEIKLGYKDALFLNVTGRNDWSSTLPSKSRSFFYPSVGGSAVLTDLFDIKSEGNGLNYLKLRSTWAQVGKDAPIGQLESYLVTQINGLGSTGYAYNGVDVGNAALEPEFTNSWEFGFDSSFLNNRLSFNATYYKSISDNQILSDIRVPPTAGTFYATLNGGEIENKGIEALLSVKLMPNTSEFQWDMNFNFGSNVTTVIDLPGELNEVYLSDSWTFLNSAAGAGVLDASLFSLRGKRAIKNENGEVLIGTDGYPTLTDETYADVDRQPDFTLGISSTLRYKNFGLSFLLDIVEGNTVYNATASALAYYGVGTSTLDRGTTTIIPGIKADGTANDISVTKNQEYYQNYYALNSENFVEDGSYTRLRYVSLNYKLSKKLLDRLPISNLEFSLTGRNLLTITNYSGVDPEINAFGGGVPGAGSVGVDNLGTPNTKGFDLGLKLTF, from the coding sequence ATGATAAAAAAACTTTTTTTTACAGTTTCACTTATCTTTATGGTTACATTAAATATTCAATCTCAAGAAATTAATGTCAAAGGAAAAGTAACAGATAACACGGGAGAATTACCAGGAGTAAGTGTGTTAATTAAAGGCACTAAAATAGGTACAAGTACCGATTTTAATGGAATGTATTCTATTACAGCAAAAAAAGGAGAAACAATTGTTTTTACTTCTTTAGGTTTTAAAAGAAAAGAAGTTCAAGTAAATTCTGCTACATTAAACGTTGTATTAGAAGAAGACACTAATATATTAAATGAGGTAGTAGTAACTTCTTTCGGTGTTAAAAGACAAAAAAAATCTTTAGGTTTTGCCGCGCAAGCATTAAAATCTGAAGAACTTTTAGAAGGAAACCAAAGTAATATGGTAAACTCTTTACAAGGAAAAGTTTCTGGTGTTACAGTTACTAGTTCTGGTGGTGCACCTGGGTCTTCTGCTGTAATTATGATTCGTGGAGGTACTTCTATAACAGGAAATAACCAACCACTAATGATTGTTGATGGATTACCGATAGACAATTCTACCGATTCTAGTTCTGAAGTTGCAAGTACAAATAGAGCATCTGATTTAAACCCAGAAGATATTGAAAGCATTACGGTTCTTAAAGGGCCTGCCGCTGCTGCTTTATATGGTATACAAGCCGCAGAAGGAGCTGTTATTATTACTACCAAAAGAGGAAAAGAAGGTATGAGTAAAGTTTTTCTTTCTTCATCTCTTTCTGTAGACAATGTTATGGGAACCCCAGACATTCAACAAATGTATGGTCAAGGTGAACAAATTGTTCAGACCGATGGAAGTATTAATTATAATTTAGAAAGTCCACTTTCTTGGGGAGAAGCAATATCGCCTGGTACAAAAACATATAACCATATAAAAGACTTTTATAAAACGGGAATTTCGCAAAACTACTTTGCAAGTTATACAGGTGGTAATGCTAAAGGAAATACGTATTTTTCTATAGGGAATTTAGATAATCAAGGGATTATACCATCTACTTCTTACAATAAAACTACTTTTAGAATTAATCAAAATTCGAAAATTTCAGAAAAACTTACTTTATCTGTTTTAGGTAATTACGTTAGAACAAATATTAAAAGTACCCTACAAGGAAATGCAACTGGTGGTAGTATTACTAGTTTATTAAATTATCCTTCTAATGTAAATATTAATGATTATACAGATCTAGACGGAGCTCAAAAGGGTTTTTATACAGGTCAACAAACTGACAATGTTTATTGGAGTTTAGATAACAGCCCTAATACAAATGAATTAAATAGATTTATTGGTTCTATTGGATTAGATTATGCTATTAATGAAAATTTAAATCTATCCTATAAGTTTGGTGCAGATATTTACGATCAACATAGTAGAAGAATAACCGCAAATGGTTCTTTAAACGAATCTAGAGATGAAGGTTATATCTCTCAATACGAAAGATTGTATAAAAAATACACTTCAAATTTTATAGCTACTTATACTAAAAAATTATCAGAAAAATTTGAATTGAACTTATTAGCCGGTAATACTATAGAAGATAGTAATGTAAAAACAGACTACTTAACTGGTAATGGTTTTTTAGCTCCAGGTATTTATAATATCAGTAATGTTTCAACAGAAAATCAAACCATATTAGAGCGTATTGCTAGAAAAAGAAATGTGGGTGTTTTCGGAGAAATAAAATTAGGATATAAAGATGCATTATTTTTAAATGTTACTGGTAGAAATGACTGGTCTTCTACACTACCGTCAAAGAGTAGATCTTTCTTTTACCCTTCCGTAGGAGGATCTGCTGTTCTTACAGATTTATTTGATATTAAATCTGAAGGTAATGGATTAAATTATTTAAAATTAAGAAGTACTTGGGCTCAAGTAGGTAAAGATGCACCAATTGGTCAATTAGAAAGTTACTTGGTAACTCAAATTAATGGACTTGGTAGTACAGGTTATGCATACAACGGAGTAGATGTTGGTAACGCAGCTTTAGAACCAGAATTTACAAATAGTTGGGAGTTTGGTTTCGATTCTAGCTTCTTAAACAATAGGTTAAGTTTTAATGCAACGTATTATAAGAGTATTTCAGATAATCAAATATTATCAGATATACGTGTTCCTCCAACAGCAGGTACTTTTTACGCAACCTTAAATGGTGGAGAAATAGAAAACAAAGGTATAGAAGCATTATTATCTGTTAAATTAATGCCAAACACATCTGAATTTCAATGGGATATGAATTTTAACTTTGGAAGCAATGTAACCACAGTTATTGACTTACCAGGAGAACTAAATGAGGTGTATTTATCTGATTCTTGGACTTTTTTAAACTCTGCTGCAGGAGCAGGTGTTTTAGATGCTTCATTATTTTCACTTAGGGGTAAAAGAGCTATTAAAAATGAAAATGGAGAAGTTTTAATAGGAACCGACGGATACCCAACATTAACAGATGAAACTTATGCTGATGTTGATAGACAACCAGATTTTACATTAGGTATTTCAAGTACTTTAAGATATAAAAACTTTGGTTTATCATTTTTATTAGACATTGTAGAAGGTAATACTGTGTACAATGCTACTGCATCTGCATTGGCTTATTATGGTGTAGGAACATCTACTTTAGATAGAGGTACTACAACAATTATTCCTGGTATAAAAGCAGATGGAACTGCAAATGATATTTCAGTAACAAAGAACCAAGAATACTATCAAAATTATTATGCTTTAAACTCAGAAAACTTTGTTGAAGATGGTTCTTATACACGTTTAAGATATGTTAGTTTAAATTATAAGTTAAGTAAAAAATTATTAGACCGTTTGCCAATCTCTAATTTAGAGTTTTCTTTAACAGGTAGAAACCTTTTAACAATTACTAATTATAGTGGTGTAGATCCAGAAATAAATGCATTTGGAGGAGGAGTTCCAGGAGCAGGTTCTGTTGGAGTAGATAATCTTGGTACCCCAAATACTAAAGGTTTTGATCTTGGTCTTAAATTAACTTTTTAA
- a CDS encoding uracil-DNA glycosylase family protein, protein MQSLLSEIKQCTICEPNLDLGANPVVSAHKNSKIVIVGQAPGTKVHKSGIPWDDASGKQLRKWLNVSDEEFYDVEKFAIVPMGFCYPGKGKSGDKSPRKECAPKWHQQLFELMPNLELIILIGMYAQNYYLKDKAKRTLTETVDNYPEYLPKYFTLPHPSPRNRFWMTKNPWFEKNVIPELENRVQNIIRRK, encoded by the coding sequence ATGCAAAGCCTTTTATCAGAAATAAAACAATGTACCATTTGTGAACCTAATCTAGATTTGGGAGCAAACCCGGTTGTTAGTGCTCACAAAAATTCTAAAATTGTTATTGTTGGGCAAGCTCCAGGAACAAAGGTTCATAAATCCGGAATTCCTTGGGACGATGCAAGTGGAAAACAATTAAGAAAATGGTTGAATGTTTCTGATGAGGAATTTTATGATGTAGAAAAATTTGCCATTGTACCAATGGGTTTTTGTTATCCCGGAAAAGGAAAAAGTGGAGATAAATCACCACGTAAAGAATGTGCACCAAAATGGCATCAACAATTATTTGAGTTAATGCCAAATCTAGAACTGATTATTTTAATAGGAATGTATGCACAGAACTATTATTTAAAAGACAAAGCTAAACGTACGCTCACAGAAACGGTAGATAATTATCCGGAGTATTTGCCTAAATATTTTACATTGCCACATCCGTCTCCCAGAAATCGGTTTTGGATGACTAAAAATCCATGGTTTGAGAAAAATGTAATTCCGGAATTAGAAAATAGGGTTCAAAACATCATTAGGAGAAAATGA
- a CDS encoding SusD/RagB family nutrient-binding outer membrane lipoprotein, with product MKYLKYTTFILLVSIVFLSCSEDYFDVNSSVTAPTTQSLEPQYRIKGAIENMFTGVIYRGSREVLGITQHGAQNVANYYSETWSSFLTTGSYFLWQNAYVYSLPNTADLIVLGEKHNSPNFIAVGKILRAYGFGTTTDQYGDIVFTETYDGVSSLNLTPEFETQKAVYQGIIEMLDEAIAQINQPSNIELNANGGDVFYNGNKEQWTRLAYALKARYLNHLSKKSSGDMAYDADAIIEACSKALQSNADNAFRSYGGGEAENDRQPYATGGYGSSRVDYFSHFFVELLKNSLDLDTPYEDPRLKIIVPEAVNGGYQGVRTGEGPLPNNTDGGDNYSVGNGGFYTSPTAPTYLMTYSEVKYIEAEARLRKGDNSGAYTALKAGIQADFEKAEATGTETAGYLAKMDAEVGEAGITLSHIMIQKYITLLFDPETWVDMRRMDYSNTIYPGLERPINVNLAIFPGENDWIQAMVYEYNEEDRNYENMPDNTANVRLTTPLWWNVAE from the coding sequence ATGAAATATTTAAAATATACAACTTTTATACTATTAGTTAGTATCGTGTTTTTATCATGTTCAGAAGATTATTTCGATGTAAATAGTTCTGTAACTGCACCAACAACACAATCATTAGAACCTCAATACCGTATAAAAGGTGCCATAGAAAACATGTTTACAGGTGTTATCTATAGAGGTAGTAGAGAGGTATTAGGAATAACACAACATGGAGCGCAAAATGTTGCCAACTATTATTCAGAAACTTGGAGTAGCTTTTTAACTACAGGTAGCTATTTTTTATGGCAAAATGCATACGTGTATTCCTTACCTAACACTGCAGATTTAATTGTTTTAGGAGAAAAACATAACTCTCCAAACTTTATAGCAGTTGGTAAAATTTTACGAGCGTATGGTTTTGGTACAACAACAGATCAATATGGTGACATTGTTTTTACAGAAACTTATGATGGAGTATCTTCTTTAAACTTAACTCCGGAATTTGAAACTCAAAAAGCAGTGTATCAAGGAATCATAGAAATGTTAGATGAAGCAATTGCACAAATTAACCAACCAAGTAACATTGAATTAAATGCTAACGGAGGTGATGTTTTTTATAATGGAAATAAAGAACAATGGACAAGATTAGCTTATGCTTTAAAGGCTCGTTATTTAAACCATTTATCTAAGAAAAGTTCTGGTGATATGGCTTACGATGCAGATGCAATTATAGAAGCATGTTCTAAAGCTTTACAATCTAATGCAGACAATGCATTTAGATCTTATGGTGGTGGAGAAGCAGAAAATGATCGCCAACCTTATGCAACAGGAGGTTACGGAAGCTCTAGAGTAGATTATTTTTCTCACTTTTTTGTAGAATTATTAAAAAACTCATTAGACTTAGATACTCCTTATGAGGATCCTCGTCTTAAAATTATTGTACCAGAAGCAGTAAATGGCGGATACCAAGGTGTTAGAACAGGAGAAGGTCCTTTACCTAATAATACAGATGGTGGTGATAATTATTCTGTTGGAAATGGTGGTTTTTACACCAGCCCTACTGCTCCAACTTACTTAATGACATATAGCGAGGTAAAATACATAGAAGCAGAAGCTAGATTAAGAAAAGGAGATAACTCTGGTGCTTATACTGCTTTAAAAGCAGGAATTCAGGCAGATTTTGAAAAAGCGGAAGCAACAGGAACTGAAACAGCAGGTTATTTAGCTAAAATGGATGCAGAAGTAGGAGAAGCTGGTATTACATTATCTCATATTATGATTCAGAAATACATTACATTACTTTTTGACCCTGAGACTTGGGTAGACATGAGAAGAATGGATTATAGCAATACAATTTATCCTGGTTTAGAAAGACCAATAAATGTAAATTTAGCTATTTTCCCTGGAGAAAATGATTGGATTCAGGCAATGGTATATGAATACAATGAAGAAGATAGAAATTACGAAAACATGCCAGATAATACTGCAAATGTTAGATTAACAACACCTCTTTGGTGGAATGTAGCTGAATAA
- a CDS encoding HopJ type III effector protein produces MIIQELKTKLKSNPTSINFADTMQVIEDNFNFTPTTFINGDIKNNAGENSGSCKLFAFSVAQKLTKEETLFCFGEHYKNVLEDENGDSHQNIRNFMKTGFDGLSFEGVALELK; encoded by the coding sequence ATGATTATTCAAGAATTAAAAACCAAGTTAAAATCAAATCCAACATCAATTAACTTTGCAGACACAATGCAAGTAATTGAAGATAATTTTAACTTTACGCCAACTACTTTTATAAACGGAGACATTAAAAATAATGCAGGCGAGAATTCTGGTTCTTGTAAATTATTTGCTTTTTCTGTTGCTCAAAAATTAACAAAAGAAGAAACCTTATTTTGTTTTGGAGAACATTATAAAAATGTTTTAGAAGATGAAAATGGAGATTCTCATCAAAATATTAGAAACTTCATGAAAACAGGTTTCGATGGTTTGTCTTTTGAAGGTGTCGCTTTAGAATTGAAATAA
- a CDS encoding carboxymuconolactone decarboxylase family protein, which produces MPLVTPLSAEHDIETKELALFFNETLGFCPNSVLTMQRRPAISKAFINLNKAVMANEGRVTSALKRMIAWVSSNATGCRYCQAHAIRAAERYGAEQEQLDNIWEYKTHPAFSDAERAALDFSLAASMVPNAVDAKIKNELYKYWDEGEIVEMLGVISLFGYLNRWNDSMGTTLEKDAIDSGDQYLGKHGFEVGKHQ; this is translated from the coding sequence ATGCCATTAGTAACCCCATTATCCGCAGAACACGATATAGAAACAAAAGAATTAGCCCTATTTTTTAATGAGACCTTAGGTTTTTGCCCAAATTCTGTTTTAACAATGCAGCGAAGACCTGCAATTTCAAAAGCTTTCATCAACTTAAATAAAGCCGTTATGGCAAATGAAGGCAGGGTAACATCTGCATTAAAAAGAATGATTGCTTGGGTTTCTAGTAATGCTACCGGTTGTAGATATTGCCAAGCCCACGCCATTAGAGCTGCAGAACGTTACGGAGCAGAACAAGAGCAATTAGATAATATTTGGGAATACAAAACACACCCTGCTTTTTCTGATGCTGAACGCGCTGCATTAGATTTTTCTTTAGCTGCTTCTATGGTACCTAATGCTGTTGACGCAAAAATTAAAAATGAATTATATAAATATTGGGATGAAGGTGAAATTGTAGAAATGTTAGGTGTAATTTCCCTTTTTGGATACTTAAATCGTTGGAATGATTCCATGGGAACAACCTTAGAAAAAGATGCAATTGATAGCGGAGATCAATATTTAGGAAAACATGGTTTTGAAGTTGGTAAACATCAATAA
- a CDS encoding OsmC family protein produces MTTNIVKTTWKENMQFESDNPSGLNLTMDAGEESGGEGKGYRPKALMLASLAGCSGLDVVSLLTKMRAEVADFKIDITAELTDEHPKFYNKVKVDYHFTDTDLKPEKIQKAVNLSVTKYCGVMEMFRQFAEVEIEIHLHKIEN; encoded by the coding sequence ATGACTACAAATATTGTAAAAACTACCTGGAAAGAAAACATGCAATTTGAATCTGATAATCCGAGTGGGTTAAATTTAACAATGGATGCTGGCGAAGAAAGTGGAGGAGAGGGAAAAGGGTACAGACCGAAAGCCTTAATGTTAGCCTCTTTAGCTGGTTGTTCTGGTTTAGATGTAGTTTCATTATTAACAAAAATGCGTGCAGAAGTTGCAGATTTTAAAATTGATATAACAGCAGAGTTAACAGATGAGCATCCAAAGTTTTATAATAAAGTAAAAGTAGATTATCATTTTACTGATACAGATTTAAAGCCAGAAAAAATTCAGAAAGCAGTAAACTTATCGGTAACAAAATATTGTGGTGTTATGGAGATGTTTCGTCAATTTGCTGAGGTAGAAATTGAAATTCATTTACATAAAATTGAGAACTAA
- a CDS encoding peptidoglycan recognition family protein, which produces MKKIYLLLLLISAVACKEDLKIIDKPIDFGELREQLTLEYLESHYGIVQDSPIITPKMVVIHWTAIPTLEKSFGAFVNTKIGSHRTKINTASQLNVSSQFLVDLDGTIYRLMPENFMARHVIGLNHCAIGIENVGGTESTPLTEKQLEANIWLVTYLKNKYEIDYVIGHYEYTNFENHDLWLEKDNGYRTLKTDPGKDFLMKIKSATKELGFKEVPVKE; this is translated from the coding sequence ATGAAAAAAATATACCTTTTACTACTATTAATTAGTGCTGTTGCTTGTAAAGAAGACCTAAAAATTATAGATAAACCTATAGATTTTGGAGAGTTAAGGGAACAATTAACGTTAGAATATTTAGAATCTCATTATGGTATTGTTCAAGATTCTCCAATAATTACTCCTAAGATGGTGGTAATACATTGGACTGCGATACCAACATTAGAAAAGTCTTTTGGAGCATTTGTAAATACAAAAATAGGAAGTCACAGAACAAAAATTAATACTGCTAGTCAGTTAAATGTTTCTTCTCAGTTTTTAGTTGATTTAGACGGTACAATTTATAGATTAATGCCAGAAAATTTTATGGCAAGGCATGTAATTGGTTTAAATCATTGTGCTATTGGAATAGAAAATGTTGGTGGTACAGAATCTACACCTTTAACCGAAAAACAATTGGAAGCAAATATCTGGCTTGTTACTTATTTAAAAAATAAATACGAGATAGATTACGTTATTGGTCATTATGAATATACTAATTTTGAAAATCATGATTTATGGTTAGAAAAAGACAATGGCTATAGAACATTAAAAACAGATCCAGGAAAAGACTTTTTAATGAAAATTAAAAGTGCTACTAAAGAATTAGGATTTAAAGAAGTTCCTGTGAAAGAATAA
- a CDS encoding RNA polymerase sigma factor: protein MNKIDFKHKVFSLSERLFPMVARMLGSANAEDAIQEIMLKLWQKRKQVEKHPNINGFVFLTARNYCIDILRKKPFVLDDATDYFKILESKKDYTNIEWKELNTIILEILKKLPKQQTEVFMMRDLDGYEFTEIAAALEIKIEHVRVLLSRARKQIGVELEKTYSYERGKY from the coding sequence ATGAACAAGATAGATTTTAAACATAAAGTATTTTCATTATCGGAACGTTTATTTCCTATGGTTGCTCGTATGCTTGGTTCTGCTAATGCAGAAGATGCAATTCAAGAAATAATGTTAAAACTCTGGCAGAAACGTAAACAAGTAGAAAAGCATCCTAATATTAATGGCTTTGTATTTTTAACAGCACGTAATTATTGTATAGATATTTTAAGGAAAAAACCTTTTGTATTAGATGATGCAACAGATTATTTTAAGATTTTGGAATCTAAAAAAGATTACACCAATATAGAATGGAAAGAGTTAAATACAATTATTTTAGAAATTCTTAAAAAATTACCAAAGCAACAAACAGAAGTTTTTATGATGCGAGATTTAGATGGGTACGAGTTTACAGAAATAGCTGCTGCATTAGAAATTAAAATTGAACACGTTAGAGTTTTACTTTCTAGAGCAAGAAAACAAATAGGTGTTGAGTTAGAAAAAACATATAGTTATGAAAGAGGAAAATATTAA
- a CDS encoding aminotransferase class I/II-fold pyridoxal phosphate-dependent enzyme — protein sequence MQLEKVPTTTAFLSGKEYLYFSGTSYLGAAALPEFQELLFKAIQKWGVSYGSSRSANIKLAIYQRGETYLANFLQTEAAVTVSSGTLAGQFAIKILDTFVDAFYFMPKTHPAILPENALAVFNDSELNPSLKIIKNKKISIVLDGIAAFETTPFSFDFLNEIDISNTIYLLIDESHSLGVLGENGNGISNLVLKRKNIKVIISSSLGKSFGVNGGIIAGDLSFINLIKKNKLFIGCAGMSPAFLEVFINAQEIYKKQLVKLKSNMEYVYDQLKDNKAITIDKTYPVFFHSDEQIEQILLDENILITSFYYATSTKKFNRIVLNANHTKAQLDALIDSINN from the coding sequence ATGCAATTAGAAAAAGTACCAACTACAACAGCTTTTTTAAGCGGAAAAGAATATTTGTATTTTAGTGGAACTTCTTATTTAGGAGCTGCTGCTTTACCCGAGTTTCAAGAATTACTTTTTAAAGCTATTCAAAAATGGGGAGTTTCTTACGGAAGCTCTAGAAGTGCAAATATAAAATTAGCTATTTATCAAAGAGGTGAAACTTACTTGGCTAATTTTTTGCAAACAGAAGCTGCTGTAACAGTTTCATCAGGAACTTTAGCAGGTCAATTTGCTATAAAAATATTAGACACGTTTGTAGATGCTTTTTATTTTATGCCAAAAACGCATCCGGCAATTTTGCCGGAAAATGCGTTGGCTGTTTTTAATGATTCCGAATTAAATCCATCTTTAAAAATAATCAAAAATAAAAAAATAAGTATTGTTTTAGACGGAATTGCTGCATTTGAAACAACACCGTTTTCTTTTGATTTTTTAAATGAAATAGACATTTCTAACACCATTTATCTGCTGATTGATGAATCTCATAGTTTGGGTGTTTTAGGAGAAAATGGAAACGGAATTTCTAATTTAGTGCTAAAAAGAAAAAATATAAAAGTGATTATTAGTTCTTCTTTAGGAAAATCTTTTGGTGTTAATGGAGGTATAATTGCAGGAGATTTAAGTTTTATTAATCTTATCAAAAAAAACAAGCTTTTTATTGGGTGTGCAGGTATGAGTCCTGCTTTTTTAGAGGTTTTTATAAATGCACAAGAAATTTATAAAAAACAATTAGTAAAACTGAAAAGTAATATGGAGTATGTGTATGATCAGTTAAAAGATAATAAAGCAATTACTATTGATAAAACGTATCCTGTTTTCTTTCATTCTGATGAACAAATAGAACAAATTTTGTTAGATGAAAATATCTTGATAACCTCCTTTTATTACGCTACAAGTACTAAAAAGTTTAATAGAATTGTTTTGAATGCGAATCATACTAAAGCGCAATTAGATGCTTTAATCGACTCAATTAATAACTAA
- a CDS encoding dipeptide epimerase — MEIKLHSYNLQLKHTFTISRESHDFQPSLVVELISDGFSGFGEATSNPYYNITVENMMATIQQYLPFIKSLSGEEPANFWQKLQPLFAENMFALCALDIAFNDLNARKKGKKLYDVWGLNTDKNPMTDYTIGIDSVEKMLAKMKELPWPIYKIKLGTKNDIEIVTELRKHSDAIFRIDANCGWTADQAIENSFKLKELGVEFLEQPLKADDIEGAKKLFKNSALPIIADESCIVESDVEKCFGLFHGVNVKLTKCGGLTPGKRMLEKAKELGLKTMVGCMTESTVGISAIAHLLPLLDYVDMDGGLLLKKDIANGITIDNGVISYADENGTGASLL; from the coding sequence ATGGAAATAAAACTGCATTCTTATAATCTTCAATTAAAACACACTTTTACAATCTCTAGAGAGTCTCATGACTTTCAACCAAGTTTAGTTGTAGAGTTAATTTCAGATGGATTTTCTGGTTTTGGTGAAGCAACTTCAAACCCTTATTATAATATTACTGTCGAAAACATGATGGCTACTATTCAACAATACTTACCTTTTATTAAGTCTTTGTCGGGAGAGGAGCCTGCTAATTTTTGGCAAAAATTACAACCGTTATTTGCTGAAAATATGTTTGCTTTATGTGCTTTAGATATTGCTTTTAATGACTTAAATGCACGTAAAAAAGGAAAAAAACTATATGATGTTTGGGGGTTAAATACCGATAAAAATCCAATGACAGATTATACTATTGGTATCGATTCTGTTGAAAAAATGTTAGCGAAGATGAAAGAACTTCCTTGGCCAATTTATAAAATAAAATTAGGGACTAAAAATGATATTGAAATAGTAACTGAATTAAGAAAACATTCTGATGCAATTTTTAGAATTGACGCCAATTGTGGTTGGACTGCAGATCAAGCAATAGAGAATTCTTTTAAATTAAAAGAATTAGGTGTAGAGTTTTTAGAGCAACCTTTAAAAGCAGATGATATTGAAGGCGCTAAAAAATTATTCAAAAATTCTGCTTTACCAATAATAGCAGATGAAAGTTGTATTGTAGAGAGTGATGTAGAAAAATGTTTTGGTTTATTTCATGGTGTAAACGTAAAGTTAACAAAATGTGGAGGTTTAACACCTGGTAAAAGAATGTTGGAAAAAGCCAAAGAATTAGGTTTAAAAACAATGGTTGGTTGCATGACAGAATCTACCGTAGGTATTTCTGCAATTGCACATTTATTACCTCTTTTAGATTATGTAGATATGGACGGTGGTTTGTTATTGAAAAAAGACATTGCTAATGGAATTACTATAGATAATGGGGTAATTTCTTATGCTGATGAAAATGGAACCGGAGCTTCATTGTTATAA